One window from the genome of Dyadobacter sp. CECT 9275 encodes:
- a CDS encoding TolC family protein, whose translation MKTNKNIYLPLLTAALMLTLGGCKLLKPVSQTAVVNTPDKFEGQPDSTGIGSVSWKVFFSDKHLTALIDTALQNNLDLKMAVQRIEMSRTNIMLSRGLMLPRVDAEISGGGRKFGDYTMDGVGNYDTNFSDNLDADRKLPSPFLPDYFAGFRSSWEIDIWGKLKNQRKAAYHRFLASEKARQAIVTGLVAQVANLYYALVYLDTELDIIRKNIALQETAVSTITIQKEGGRANELGVRQFTAQLLNTKSLEIEILQSIVETENALNVLLGRFPQPINRGTSLEQILPQETEAGIPSQMLRRRPDVQQAQQELAANYAEQQSAQLAFLPSLNITALLGFNAFKGNLLFSTGSLAYNALGGLTAPVFNRKPLKAASRRSEAASLESLYAYNKTVLTGFQEVSTSLKKIENTKKLSDLKKQEVEVLQQAVATSQDLFLGGYASYLEIVMAQKSVLEAELTLTNVQKQQYFALIELYRSLGGGWE comes from the coding sequence ATGAAAACCAATAAAAATATATACCTGCCTCTGCTGACTGCCGCATTGATGTTAACCTTGGGTGGCTGCAAGCTCCTGAAGCCCGTTTCTCAGACTGCGGTGGTCAACACACCGGACAAATTTGAAGGCCAGCCGGATTCCACTGGTATCGGATCGGTTTCCTGGAAAGTATTTTTTTCTGACAAGCATCTGACCGCGCTTATTGACACCGCTTTGCAGAATAATCTTGACCTGAAAATGGCAGTTCAGCGGATTGAGATGTCAAGAACCAATATTATGCTGAGTCGCGGGCTGATGTTGCCCAGAGTGGATGCGGAGATATCAGGCGGTGGCAGGAAATTTGGAGATTATACGATGGACGGGGTCGGTAATTACGATACTAATTTTTCGGATAATCTGGATGCGGACCGAAAGTTGCCTTCACCCTTTCTGCCTGATTACTTTGCAGGGTTCAGGAGCAGCTGGGAAATTGATATCTGGGGAAAGCTGAAAAACCAGCGAAAAGCGGCGTATCATCGTTTTCTGGCCAGCGAAAAAGCCAGACAGGCGATCGTCACCGGTTTGGTTGCTCAGGTTGCCAATTTGTATTACGCCCTGGTGTATCTGGATACAGAGCTGGACATTATCAGAAAGAATATCGCTCTGCAGGAAACTGCGGTAAGTACCATCACCATTCAAAAAGAAGGCGGGAGAGCCAATGAATTGGGTGTGAGGCAATTTACGGCACAGCTGTTAAATACCAAAAGCCTGGAAATAGAAATTCTCCAAAGTATTGTTGAGACTGAAAATGCGCTGAATGTTCTGCTTGGCCGTTTTCCACAGCCAATCAACAGGGGTACGAGTCTTGAACAAATTCTTCCTCAAGAGACAGAAGCAGGAATTCCCTCGCAAATGTTACGCCGCCGTCCGGATGTGCAGCAGGCGCAGCAGGAACTGGCAGCCAATTATGCCGAGCAACAGTCGGCACAGCTGGCTTTTCTGCCCTCTCTGAACATCACCGCGCTGTTAGGTTTTAATGCCTTTAAAGGTAATTTGTTGTTCTCCACAGGATCGCTTGCGTATAACGCGCTGGGGGGGCTGACGGCACCTGTTTTTAACAGAAAACCTTTAAAAGCAGCAAGCAGGCGGAGCGAGGCGGCGAGCCTTGAATCTCTTTACGCCTATAATAAAACAGTGCTAACGGGCTTTCAGGAAGTCAGTACCAGTTTGAAAAAAATTGAGAACACTAAAAAGCTGAGTGACCTTAAAAAGCAGGAAGTGGAGGTTTTACAGCAGGCAGTTGCTACCTCACAGGACCTTTTTCTGGGCGGATATGCTTCCTATCTCGAAATTGTAATGGCTCAAAAAAGCGTACTGGAAGCTGAGCTCACCCTGACAAACGTGCAGAAACAGCAATACTTTGCGTTAATTGAGCTGTATCGGTCGCTTGGAGGGGGCTGGGAATAG
- a CDS encoding efflux RND transporter permease subunit encodes MFQTFIERPVLSLVISLFITLLGILAFVGLPVSQFPDIVPPSVVVTATYTGANAEVCVDAVAVPLEKAINGVPGMTYMSSVSGNDGVTSITISFNVGVDPDLAAVNVQNRVQTVIDELPEEVIKAGVTTEKEVNSMLMYLDIMSSDTSVAEDFVYNFADINILKELKRIDGVGRAVIMGSRDYSMRVWLKPDRMNSYSVSADEVIKAIRDQNVVAAPGKTGISSGRETQVLQYVLKYTGKLFEPAQYENIVLRANPDGSMLKLKDVADVEFGTLEYDMASKSNGKPSASIMLKQRPGSNAQEVIANVKAKVAELKEATFPPGMEYFVSYDVSRFLDASIHEVVRTLIEAFVLVIIIVFLFLQDFRSTLIPALAVPVALVGTFAFMQLFGFSINLLTLFALVLAIGIVVDNAIVVVEAVHAKMAEKHLGAKEATVEAMKEMSGAIVAITLVMSAVFVPVAFMSGPVGIFYRQFSITLAISIVISGINALTLTPALCALMLKNTHGQPVKNTPLNRFFRAFNNGYDGISARYRKLLSLIINRRAITVGLLLAFCMGTYGINTILPTGFIPTEDQGVINVNVTTPAGATVERTEAVLDEVQKVAQALETVESVSSMSGYSLLTESAGSSYGMAMINLKPWDQRKASVKDIIAEMERKTKHITDADIQFFPPPTVPGFGNSSGFELRVQDRTGSDDLQKTAAITNQFIKDLQDAPEIASAFSSFDASFPQYMIHVDADIAAKKGVSVDLAMSTLQTLIGSFYASNFIRFGQLYKVMVQADPSFRRNPEDILKLYVKNNRDEMVPFSTFIRLERVYGPELLTRYNMFTSAMINGDAAPGYSSGDAIKAVERVAKEKLPRGFSYDWSGMTREEILSGNQAIYIFIICLVFVYLLLSAQYESFLLPLPVILSLPTGIFGAFLALKLLGLENNIYAQVSLVMLIGLLGKNAILIVEYAIIRQKEGRTVFQAALEGATERLRPILMTSFAFIAGLIPLCVASGAGAIGNRSIGTSAAGGMLIGTLFGVILIPGLYVLFAGSSKSKKNDKSVEENKEMLLDH; translated from the coding sequence TAGGATTGCCAGTTTCCCAATTTCCGGATATTGTTCCGCCGTCGGTGGTGGTTACGGCTACCTATACCGGTGCCAATGCCGAGGTTTGTGTGGATGCGGTAGCCGTTCCGCTGGAAAAAGCCATTAACGGTGTACCCGGAATGACCTACATGTCAAGCGTGTCGGGTAATGATGGCGTAACTTCCATTACCATTTCATTTAATGTGGGGGTAGACCCCGACCTGGCCGCCGTTAACGTACAGAACCGTGTACAAACGGTGATAGACGAACTCCCCGAGGAGGTAATCAAGGCGGGGGTGACGACAGAAAAGGAGGTGAACAGTATGTTGATGTACCTCGACATCATGAGTTCGGATACATCTGTTGCGGAAGATTTTGTCTACAACTTTGCCGATATCAATATCCTGAAGGAATTGAAGAGAATTGACGGTGTGGGTAGGGCTGTGATCATGGGCAGCCGGGATTATTCGATGCGGGTCTGGCTTAAACCCGACCGGATGAACAGCTACAGTGTGTCTGCCGATGAAGTGATTAAAGCCATCCGTGACCAGAACGTGGTGGCTGCTCCCGGAAAAACAGGTATCAGTTCAGGAAGGGAAACACAGGTATTACAATATGTATTGAAATACACCGGGAAATTGTTTGAACCGGCACAATATGAAAATATCGTGTTGAGAGCCAATCCGGATGGTTCGATGTTGAAATTAAAAGATGTTGCTGATGTTGAATTCGGGACACTGGAGTATGATATGGCTTCCAAGTCTAACGGTAAACCTTCCGCCTCTATTATGCTTAAGCAGCGGCCGGGGTCCAATGCACAGGAGGTAATTGCCAATGTGAAGGCCAAAGTAGCTGAATTGAAGGAGGCCACTTTCCCGCCCGGAATGGAATATTTTGTGTCGTACGATGTTTCCCGCTTCCTTGATGCCTCCATCCATGAAGTAGTACGTACGCTGATCGAGGCCTTTGTATTGGTGATTATCATCGTCTTTTTATTTCTCCAGGATTTCCGTTCCACGCTGATTCCGGCACTGGCGGTTCCTGTGGCGTTAGTAGGTACGTTCGCCTTTATGCAACTGTTTGGATTCTCTATTAACCTGCTCACTTTGTTTGCCCTGGTGCTTGCCATCGGGATTGTGGTTGACAACGCCATTGTAGTGGTGGAGGCCGTCCATGCAAAAATGGCCGAAAAACACCTCGGAGCCAAAGAAGCAACAGTTGAAGCCATGAAGGAAATGAGTGGAGCTATTGTAGCGATTACGCTGGTAATGTCGGCGGTGTTTGTTCCGGTGGCTTTTATGTCGGGGCCGGTGGGTATTTTCTATCGCCAGTTCTCTATAACCCTTGCTATTTCCATTGTGATTTCGGGAATTAACGCACTCACCCTAACACCGGCGCTGTGTGCTCTGATGCTGAAGAATACGCATGGGCAACCCGTCAAGAATACGCCACTTAACCGGTTTTTCAGAGCATTCAATAATGGATATGATGGTATTTCGGCCAGATACAGAAAATTGTTGTCGTTGATCATCAACAGACGGGCCATTACAGTGGGGTTGTTACTGGCATTCTGCATGGGTACTTACGGGATTAACACTATCCTGCCGACTGGATTTATACCAACGGAAGATCAGGGTGTAATCAATGTAAACGTTACAACACCAGCAGGTGCTACGGTTGAAAGGACGGAGGCTGTGCTAGACGAAGTACAGAAGGTGGCTCAGGCGTTGGAAACAGTGGAGTCGGTTTCGAGTATGTCGGGATATAGTTTGCTTACAGAATCTGCGGGATCTTCCTACGGTATGGCCATGATCAACCTGAAACCCTGGGATCAGAGAAAAGCATCCGTGAAAGATATCATTGCTGAAATGGAGCGGAAAACGAAACATATAACGGATGCCGATATCCAGTTTTTTCCTCCCCCAACGGTTCCCGGTTTTGGTAATTCAAGCGGCTTTGAGCTAAGGGTGCAGGACCGCACCGGCAGTGACGATCTGCAGAAAACGGCAGCAATCACCAATCAGTTTATTAAGGACCTTCAGGATGCACCCGAAATTGCCAGTGCCTTCAGTAGTTTCGATGCAAGTTTTCCGCAATATATGATTCATGTGGATGCTGATATTGCAGCTAAAAAAGGAGTATCTGTGGACCTGGCGATGAGTACCTTGCAGACATTGATCGGTAGCTTTTATGCTTCCAACTTTATCAGATTTGGACAGCTCTACAAGGTAATGGTTCAGGCTGATCCAAGCTTCAGAAGGAACCCGGAGGATATCCTGAAATTGTACGTAAAGAATAATCGGGACGAAATGGTACCGTTCTCAACCTTTATCCGGTTAGAAAGGGTATATGGCCCCGAGTTGCTGACACGCTACAATATGTTCACGTCGGCCATGATCAATGGAGACGCCGCACCGGGATACAGTAGTGGAGACGCCATCAAAGCGGTGGAACGCGTTGCCAAAGAGAAGCTGCCCAGAGGTTTCAGTTACGACTGGTCGGGTATGACGCGGGAAGAAATTCTTTCTGGAAATCAGGCAATCTATATTTTTATCATCTGTCTGGTATTCGTATATCTTCTACTTTCGGCACAATACGAAAGTTTTTTGTTGCCGTTGCCGGTAATACTTTCGCTGCCGACGGGGATTTTTGGAGCATTTCTGGCACTAAAGCTATTAGGGTTGGAGAATAACATCTATGCACAGGTTTCACTTGTCATGCTCATAGGGTTATTAGGGAAAAATGCGATCCTGATTGTAGAATATGCAATTATCCGCCAGAAAGAAGGACGAACTGTTTTTCAGGCGGCGCTGGAAGGAGCCACTGAACGTTTAAGGCCCATTCTGATGACCTCCTTTGCCTTCATTGCCGGGCTGATCCCTTTATGTGTCGCGTCGGGCGCCGGAGCCATCGGTAACCGGTCCATCGGTACCTCAGCTGCGGGAGGTATGTTAATCGGGACACTTTTCGGCGTCATTCTCATTCCTGGCTTGTACGTTCTTTTTGCAGGGTCCTCCAAGTCAAAAAAGAATGATAAGTCCGTCGAAGAGAACAAAGAGATGCTGCTTGATCACTGA